From Triplophysa dalaica isolate WHDGS20190420 chromosome 24, ASM1584641v1, whole genome shotgun sequence:
TAAGGCATAAATAAGCCATTTTAACATGCATTGTGTAACAGCCAGCAACTTTTAATCAAACGCATTCGTATAACATGAGATTCAACAGGCAATGATACAACATCTCAGTCGAAAAGTCTCCTAAGGAAGGTTTTCTTGGCCGGGGTCATTTTCAGTGTGACCGGAGTCTTGCGGTGGATCATCTTCAATGGCACTCTCTTCAAAGGCACTGTCTGCCGTGGTGGCGTCATCTCCTGTTTGGGCAGGCCCCCATGATCCAGGCAAAAGTACTTGCTGTTGTCCTGCGAGAGGCTGAGCAACATGCTCTCAGGTAGCTCCATGCACCGGGCATGAACCCAATGTCCACCTTCACCTCTGGAGCAGTAGATCATGGCCGGTCGAGTGAGCTCTGTAGAGTAATATGGCTCCCAGGTGTTGGGGTCAACCTGACAAGTGAGGCAACATTTGATCCAATAACCTGTCTGTGACTCATCCTCTTCGTCTTCTTCATTGTAGGTGTCACCTTCTCCATCGCTGCTGTACTCCATCTCATGAGGTTCACGGCCAAAGTAGAGCTCCTCCGAGTCCTCCATCGGTGCCGAGTCCTCCAACTCATTGGACTCCTGACTGCAACCCTGAGTTGTTTCTTCTAGATCTCCGAATTTTACCTGGTAGAAATGGAAGGCTTCTGGTGGAGATGGGTTTCCTTCTGAGGGAACGGCGATCAATGCCTTTCCTTTGCCCAAGTTTCCGCCAAACCAAGTACGGCTGTGGCTTATCTCGGTGGTCCACTGTGGTGGTTCACGTGTCTCCATGTGTGCTCCGACATCATCGAGTCCAACGTATGTGCATTCCATTCGCTTTTGGGTCTCTGATTGGTACCCACCAATGATGATATACTCATGACAGCCAATAGGAGTGACTACAGCGCTGCTAATAGCCAGACCATCATTGAGAATGCTACAGGTCAGGATAGGCCTTCCTAAGAGAAGCTCCACACGGATGCGGATAAGACGAGGTGGTCTACAATCAGAATTGAGAATATGGCCGCCCAGGAAGTAGACACAGTCCTCTCTTGCCAGGGCCACGTGAAACGCCTGGCCATCCGTAAGTTCGGGGAGGTTGTGCGCGGACACGCAACCGAACTCCATTTCAATGAGGAAGACTTGAGGTGGGCAGTCCACCACGCTGTTCCAGTTCTGTGTGGTTCTCTCGGCAGGCGGCATGTAGGATCTACCGCCAAATAACACGCATGCAGTCTTCCCTCTGCTGCGGATTACGCTGATGGTGTGGCCATATCGAGCACTGGGGACATCTCCAACCAACTCCTTCTCTTTGCACTGCAACGTGACCTTTCGGTTGCATCCCCTGCTGTCCATGCTCAGCATGTAGAGACTTGGGGATAGTTCGTTATTAGGCGTTCGCCCACCGTGAATGAGGTAACATTCAGGGCATTCATTAGAAGGCTCCAAATGAGCTATTGCTGGACTTCGAAGGGGAGGGAGATAAGAGGAGGTGTTTGAGAAAGATATGGGACGGAGCTTAAGTTCTCCTTCTTTGATACGCACACCAAAGATCCCGGTCGGACATGAGCGTTTTGGCCAGCCCTTTTGACCGAAGAGATAAACATCACCCTCCAGCTCGAGCAGGGAGCAGCCTGGTTGAACAAGGCCAGCAAAGTTTGCAACAGTCAGAGATTCTAAAGCCATATCCTTTTGCAGGGACctgtgtaaaatatataaaacataatttcctttaattcatatttattaagtataaatatgttaatatattttattatgaaataagtagtattaataaataatggatttaaagtatttatatattcacACAACAACGGAACAATTTTGCCATCCTTGTTTCCATAAAAGAGGCATTCATCCCTTAAGCAGAAGAGTTGTAGTTTTTATCTATCCCGATTTCCTTAAACGCAGTCGTTACGATTGCAACTTAAAGACTACAGTACCCAGCATTCAGCGCGACAACCTGTTCCTCTCGCTCCACATTTAAATGGTAAGTCTGAGGTCTTCTGTTTATGAACTCGGAACGCTCACATTTCTCAATAGTTCGTTACCAATCTACAATCAGACATTATTGTTTCCTAGTTTTACAcatttgtttgatgtgtttAGGTAATAAAAAACGCCAGAGAACGTGTGATTAACTAGCTGTTGCGTCAAATGTCAACACGACCGTAACCTACATTAACAATGATGAATCCATTTAGAAGGGTtgaaaatatattcaataaaactctataaaatgaatatgacatttatttcacattcacaatacattaatgtttttttctctgtaatccacagcattaaaagcaaaataagtgttgcatttttttttaataacgaCCCCCTTAATAACTTATAATTTGGATATTTCTTACCTGCAGTGCAGTCCTAGAGAGCTGTATCGTGCTGGTGCCTTTAATATcgtttattttgtgaaaagaaATGGTTTAGTGATTGTCTGGGGCTCAGTGTTTGTGAAGGTTGACTGGCTCATCTTGAGGTTAACTGCCTGTAACTGCTGTTTTCAACAGGTGGCTGAACACATCACAAAGTTTGAATGAAAACAAGCACAAATTCAGAACATCATAGGTCGGTGTATTAATGTGCACTTCAGTGGTCCAGCCTACAGCGGCCCCCTAATAGATCTATGAactactgtatactgtataaatgaATCAGTCATTACAATTTTGCCTGTTGTGGTATGTAGTGTGTTGTTATGGACACGGATTATTCAGATGTAGGCCCTATCTTGCAGGGGGTGtgaaaataaagtttgtgttgTAGAAAAATGCTCAATATCTCAATTTGGATCATTACAAAATTTTGATTCACATTTGAGAAAATCCATTGTTTGTATgcatgtattttaatttatatccAATAGGACTCCTAGGCATTAAAATACAGAGATACTTACCATATTTCAGTATGTACATTAAGATCTTTTTCGATTCTCATTCTTGACCCCGGATCACAAAACCTGTCTTTTGTGgcaggggaacatttttagttaaatacATTGTGAGGGTCAAAATTATAGGTTTTTCTTTTACGGCAAAAATAATaaggatattaaataaagatcatgttccatgagggtattttgaaaaatgtcataccctaaataaatgaaaacttaaTTTTGGGGAGTGGATGGCCTgtaacagtgcctcttattaacaacttcaaaggcaattttctcaatattttgactccagagttttaaacaggtatatctccgccagatattaTCATATCATAGCCatccatacatcaatagaaagtttaaccatttttgtaaaaatctcGATTTcaaaaatggttttgttgtccatggtcacatTTGTTCCCATTACAAAACCTTTACGAAGGTTCGAAATGAATATATAGAAATGTAGTTCTTGCTCATCAatcctttttatgttttttcgcTTTTGTAGTCACACAGATGTTTTCATATTCTTTAAGGACAACAGCCTCCAACATGCATGATAAAACATGCTCTTCGCGACGCGTCtgtaatgttatattattatctCACTATGTAATATGTTGTTGAAATATTTCCCCTGGGGATTTAAGTGGTGTGTGTGATGCCACTGAATGATTTACTCTCATTACACCAAAAACTGAATGTGAGTCACACATCAGGTTCTGGCAGGGGGGCGTATGGATTCATAGATACTGCTTATTTCCCGTAggctttttttttgcattaaccGTTTCTGCTTGGCGGCTCCttaaaggaaagaaaaattAGGAGACTGCTGCTGAAAGAAGAAAGACTGGGGGAACATCTGTGTGTGCTTCATTAGcatactgtttttgtgttttggggGTTGTGtaaaggtgtgtgtgtaagtgtgtatgAGTCTTTATGCAGttgcatatttgttttgaaggccaagagattgtgtgtgtgtgcgccagGCGACGAAAGCGGGTGCAAAACAAAGAGCTGTAACCACGAGTGCCTGGAAGAacattgaaaaacacaaacagcgGAGCACCTGTGTTTGTGAAGCGATGCTGAAGAGCACTGTGAAAGAGGAGGCTCTTCGTCTCCCCTGAGGCGTAGCAGACAATAAAGAATTCCTCTGGTGTCTTCCAGCACTGTGGAGAGCTTTATTCTTTCGTTCAAGCGCACTTGATGCCAACGTTCACACTTACAAATGCGGGAAAATAAACCTGTTGAGTCCAGGAAGAGATTGACGTTCGGCTGTGGCAAATAAATGTTGCTCATTGCCAGGTTGGCAGCGGAGAGACACCTTTAAACACGGTTACACAAATGTGACTGTGACCTGGAAAGATGTTGCGTTTGCATTTTAGACGGCTTTTCTGGTGTTCAAATTATTTTAGGGCGTCATTTTTTTGGTGACCTTTAATgaacatgaaataaatacacatttattacaCAATTCATATATTATTGTTGGCTATTTATTAGTGCTGTTTAAATTCCTGTTGGTCAATCTGTGGGAATCCACATAGAGATGGAATTGAAAGCGTTGTCAAGAATCCTGGCAGTCTGATATAATTATTAAAGAAGAAAGAGTTCtggttttcagtttaaaatgatGCATTGCACTGTGGGATACCATATTTCTAGCAGTGTATACAGGTGTTCTCAGCCATCCAGGTGCCTACAAGTGCATAAACTGTGTACTACAGAAATCGTAGTACAAAGTATGCCATTCaggacatagagagagagagggagagggaaagAAGAAGGCCAGTGATGCAGCTGACGCCCAGGGCCATGCGAGGATTCACGCTGTATTATTGATGGAGCGGAGTAATTAGACTCTAGTGTAGCACCTGTTTCTGTCCCCGCTAATGTTGTGCCACCTGAAGATGGCACTCCCTGGGGCGGGTTCGTGATAAATGACACAGCGACAGCTCGGAGGTTCTGACGATCACGTCGCCattcttcattattttttaatgtcacGGCAATCACTGTCCGCCCCCTCTCCAGCCGCCATTGATTGTAATTAAGTTGAACTTCAAAGTGATAATTTTATTCCAATCAGGGCTAATGCAGCTATAACGTGTGATGCCGGGTTATAAGTGACCTGTTGAGAACCGCAGAATTCtatgttcatttttgtatttggccTGTAATAGAATTCGTATTGaattgttttcttatttgtttgAAGAGGGGTTAGATGAAGCTGAGGCTACAACGCTCTTAGTGGTAGCTGTACTCGCAAtcagttaaaatatttaattaaaatatttatattcatttttttatatatggtttagttttattttatttcctttattaaTTGCTACCGTTTTTCGAGATTTTAATTTGAAaccccaaaatataaaaatcttttaaattaaattaggtGTATTGTGCTTAAAGAATCAAACTGGTTTTACATATGTGAGTgtaatttctttaaatatattgaaaccTTTTGAATGGTATAATTTCAATTTAACCATTGTATAATTTTAATTTGGGAATTTATAttatgaggtggctaatttgtaagAATTTGTACACTCTCATTTGTATACAGAATTAATTACAATAGTtacaatattcttttttttaaatagttacaAGTGAAGGCTGagaattcaacttaattttaaaACTCATTTGATTCACTtgattaaatttaaacaaaaaatgtatttattaaattcatttctgtaacactgtgtctacaccgaaCGCAGCGCGACGTAATAAAAGAGAATagtacaaattcatttttttgtccaCACTGTATGCAGcgcgacaatcccattagaTGTGTGTCGTCTGTGTCCAGTGTAGACACATTGTAACTCTTTTCACAACATAAGCAACATTCATttgattcagttttatttatagtatttttaaactacattaacacaattgatttaaattgatttgattcaataattatttttctataGCTGCTGTTATAATTTTTGAAAACCCCAGACACTAATAATAACATTCTTCATCtgttttattgtgaatataAACAGATTTGACAGGATGCCAGGTTCGGTTCAGGGTTCAGATGTAGATGACCATGACCCGGACTCTGCTGAAGCTCTTTTTTTGCCCCCGAGCAAACCTGTCCCCCTCCACTTACCTGACCCCAGGTGAGCCGTACCGAATGCCTCACATAGACTCTTTCTTCCGATACATCCTCACACCTCTACCCGTGACCTTCACTGTCCATTCCATTTCCAGAGAACGTTAGGGATCCGCGTTTGACCGACCCCAGAAGACGGAGAGACTTGTCCCACAGCGAGATAGACAGCTGAGAGGAACAGAGAGAAGATGGAGTGTCAGAGATAGAGGAGAACACGTTCCACAGCCGCCGCTCACCGACTGCTGATCTGGAAGAGGTCAGTGCATTATAGATCTGAGCCTTATAAATGTGAACCTTATAGATGTGAACTGACAGGCTGTTCTTATCAGGcacatttttcctttttcaaTTCAAGTCCAGTTTTTTGCATTAGACCATGGTCTGTTTATCACAACCTCCCCCGCCccacattctcacacacacaaatctgtgtcatgtttttttattttttctctatcTGTCTGTTCATTTTTGTCCTTTTGGCGATTTAGAAGGCAAACATCAATTTTCCAAAACATGGAGGTTAAAATCCTTAAAaccaaatattacattttggccTTAAATTATGTTGGAGAGAGGATGTGCTACtaattttctaaaatataagTTTTAGCGTATCTAAAAACCAGAACTGAAGTGGGGCTGTAAGCAACCAATCACACAACCATAGCAACCACCTAGCAATGCCatagcaaccacccaaaaccCTCTAGCGACCGCTAGCAATTCCCCAGCAACCTAGCATAGTTATCATGGCAAAACACTCACATTTCTAAACAATATACCTCTTGGCAAAGCCCTAGCAACAACCTGGTTACAGTTTAGGTCACCTGGCAACCCCATAGCAACAGTCTTGCATCCTAAGCACCTCTGCAAATGTAAACGCATGgtctttcattgttttttccCACATTTTCAATTTTCCGCTCTCTTGGGTTTGGATAGCTTCATCGAGACGTGTGTTTTGTTATCCGTCCGCTTGTCAGAGTGTGAATGCGCTTAAGTCATCTGCCTGGCTTGTGTATCGATCTCAGCGGGTCTCTGGTGAGCCGCAACGGCGTTTACTGtcaataacacaaaacacatcggCCAACAGCGCCGGTCAATGCTAAAAGAGCTTCTGCCATATTTAGATCCCGCACCACCGGGAGAGAAAAGACAGCCGTATTGATCacagtgtcgttttgatcgtcATTGCACTAGTTCAAGTGGGTACCGTAATTTTTGAGCATCATTAGTTGAAATGAGATAGCGAGGGTGAGTTTATGAGTCTGTGTTTGTCTTGTAGGTTGTGCTGGATGCCGGTTGTGCGGGAGGAAGACTGGGTGGTGTCGGCAGGCCCAACCTAGACAGAGCTGTGAAGGTAAACGGTCGACATAAAACAGATAGACTTCTTACTAGATAGAGCAAGAATGTGGAAGCAGACCAGCGGGTGGGGGTTTAAAGTTTGGAAACTACAAAGAAACTATTATATTTGTTGTAGAAATAACAATTTTAAAGGTAAAGTGTCTATAATTGGTATCATTATCTTTAGGGCTGTTAGAATATCTGATTTTGACTACATGGTAAGTATAGCCAAAATAATTCAGAATATTATTGAAATatgattaaaatcattttaattttgcttaATTTATACCGATATATTGTGACTCACTTGTTTTTTtggtgaatgaataaatgtacatttgaaTCTTCTAATTTTGACAATGAGAAttgatttgcatgtttttttatggctGGCAGTTTGATTATTACTTTAAAGACTCAGAGGATGAAGCAGAAACCTCCCATGCCACAGGTGATCACTGTACTCAAACTCATAAAATGCGTTTATGATGTAAAGTCCTTTGCTGTGCTTTCCTATCAGCTTTTTCTGGTATTGGTTTGAAAAGGCTTAAAAAATTCTATTTGACCCTGCAAATCACAGATTCACATGTTGAAATTGCCTGCTTGGATGTATTTAAAAAGTGCAAAAGAATCATTTTATCATATGGATATGTAAGGAGTGCAAGAGCCCACCGCACGTTTCAGTGAatatcatacacacacagttcttTGTAATTAAGGGTGTCGTACGGCGTGATTAACATACATTACCATTTATTACACATATTCAATGAATGCAAATTCTAACCCGCTCCTTCGCCAATAGAGCCGGGGGGCAAACGCTAGCTGTGCGAGGCTTAACGCTCACTGTACAGGCTTGTAATGAGACACATATATGCCAGTTTCATTCTTCTGCTCCAGAGAGCCTCATTTAAACTCAAATGAccattttaacacattaataaacagaaaggaagaaaagaaaagaaagggaggGTCTACCTGTTTTCTTGTGTATTTTCAGGAATCTTTAGGTTGACCGTAGACGTTATTGCCCATCTCTGTGaagtattttttcatgatttagTGGGCGAGAGGTATGTGAAAGTCATTAGGTGTCGTATTTAGAATGCCAGTCAAACCAGCTGAGGTGGATGGTGAACTTTAGCATAATTAGCATGAATAATCACGCCACTGCTGGGCTTTGCAAATaaggaggaagagagaaagcGAGGGCGAGCGCATAACTCAACGGCTACAGAGACGATTGCCTATACTTAGGGTTTGATGACTGTCCAGGCGAATCTTCGCAAGGTCGAGGGGAGGGTGGAGTGAAGGCGGACGCGGCCAAACCCGATCAAGGGTCGAGGTCTAATCGCAGAGTACCTGCGGATTTAATAGAACGCGCCAGTCAAGGGGCTTATGGGGTGGCGTAGTGGCAAAAGCCGTCAGATTCATTAGCGGTGTAAATCCccctttctgtgttttcttagTGAGCTGTTTAATGATCTTTTTTTGATagaactttgttttgaaaacctCCATGAAAGGTGCTGGTGATGGGTTCTTCTTTGGAGGAGTGCAAAATCCACAGGTCGGCttgactacacacacacacacacacaagctcggGAACGCGCGCTATGACCCAGATGCTTGGTCCTTACATAGCAGCTGAAAGGATGAATTTCACTGTGCTGCTAATTAGCTGTTTAATTAAGATCAGCATCAGATGAAGCCCTGCCAAACCTGACGTCTCTCTCAAACACAAGCTAGCACcgaaaaaacacattaaaggacataaaaatatgtcttgTGATATGGTTACACTTACAGTACTTGATTATTTGATATCATTAGTAGGTAATGAACTGATAATGTTTAATATAGTTTTCAGCATACATTAATGCTTGTTAGTATAAGTTaatgtcaatatatttttttcgtTAGTTCATTCTGCATTAACTAATGGtaacaaccttattgtaaagtattaATGTTACctcaggtttgttttaatattttttgtgtttttatagccAAAGTGTTGAAAGGAAAGAAGGGGGTGATGGGTGGTCTGGGCTCAGGACATGGCCTGAAACGGTCTTGAATTCGGGTCCAGGTGTGAGGTTTCAGATTTTTGAAACTGGACGCCTGTACaatcttaaaggtacagtttgtagaaatcgccgcTAGAAGGCGCACggtcaaaacaacaacaatcgcgtaGCTTGGTGACGCTGTTTGGAAGTGTGGAATGATGGGAAATGTtctcttcaactccaccgccgatggtaccgctgatacatcaatcagacgggaatgagaaatcatgttagcggaagacGTAaagtaataatgttttataaatgtattgttgatgaaatcattttattaagtatataGGGTTAGGTTTAGGTGTAGGGTGAGGGCATAGAATATAAGTCCCCGATTATCTTTCACAATGAGAGAAGAAATCTTTAAAGGTATGAACGTATTCTCTTAGTTGTAGCAGCGAAGCATTCATAAACATTATTCAATAGATAGACCTTGTGATTCAGTGTTGAAACAATGTGGCCATGTGGGTGTTTGTGATTTCAATGGAAAAATGTTgaaacatctgtcatcatttactctcattcTTGTTGTTCAAACCCATAATATCTCCTGTCTTTTATTAGTAATGCAGCGTTTTTTATAAtcaaacatactgtacacacattcactttcattgtacgGTTACATGCACCATGGATAAAAGAAGATAAggttggaatgacatgatggagAGTAAATAATGGCACATGGTCCTTTAACCATTCCATTTAGCCAGTCAACGTTGCTTTGAACTGTATTTTTCGGCGGTTTATTATTAACACGGGCATTTTGAGACCATTGAGCGTTGAGAATGAGTGTTGACACTCATGCCTGATGTGTAGGTTATATTCAAGGTAGATGTTGAGAGTGATACAAGTAACCGGCTAACAGATGTCGGACTAAAAATGAACCCTGTAAATCTTGCCGCTTATACACGTCTGTGTCTTTTTATGTGATGAAAGGAATGTGCACTGCCCAGTGAGGTTGGAGAAGAAATAACAGCATCTTCTTCATCTCAGTGTCATCACACGCTGCTGGAGATGTCATCTGGTTTCACAGAgcagaaaacaaaaactgaGAATCATGAACACGCACCGGCTGACTGGTACTTgggattttctttctcttttgctTATTTAACAACACCTGTAGCTCTATTGAACACTGTGCTAGCAACAATGTTGTTTCTTGTCTTTCTAGAATGAAAGCGATGGAGTTGTGCCTTTCCATCTGAATGAGATCTTTAATTAAGACACCGTCGTGCTGGCTCGCAAATATTCCATCCATGAACAGATCGGCAGACCATCTTGAGACGTAATCGCTCATGGCGAGACTTACATCTAACAGCTCTGGTTTACAGAGCAAAATCCTTGTCAAGGGGGTCggatgtgttttttattttggcacTAAATGAGGGGGAAGAATTGGCTGTTTTAAGTGTGATTATTGTGGATGTCAATGTGTGAAGCACCAGTTTCTAGTAAAGTCTGGTCTGATCAGTCTTGAGAGACTATTTAGCTCAATAAAGCCAAATTAATTACATCTGATCCATTCGTAAGAGTTACACCTCAATGCAAAAAGATCAATGGGACCGCTTTATTTTGTCCATTGGGGATTGATTGTATTGTACAAAATGACAATCTGTATTGacatatttattgatttttattattgtaggCAGTTGGAGGGCAGGGATTCAAGTTGAAAAGTGTGTTCATCAAGTTTGATTCCCAGGTAggacacatactgataaaacgTTTACCCTGAATGCCCTTCTGATAAAGCATTGCCCaaaatcataaatataaaagtcatttcaaagccagagaaaaatatattttttaaaaggtcaactttttttaaatctgaataACTTGCATTTACTAATCGTCCAAGAAACTGTGTTTAGAAATTAAACGGGTCAATTTTAATGTTGTGTAAAAGAACACACTTATGCTGAGTATAATATGCGCATTGTAAACGGACCAAATGATGCGTATTTGTGTGGGAGTCCAAATCAAATCTCATTATAATTGTTGCTATTTTTCAACTAGCTAGGCTCAAGTGCTTTCATTTTCTAACTCAACGGCTCATGTAGGAGACCTGTGCTGTAACTCTTTCCCCTGAACCTTTGACAAACTTCGGAAAGTAATTAATTTCCCATTGCATCATTTTCTCGCTGTGTTTTATTCAAGGGAACAAATCGTTTCAGGGAACAACCTCATCGCCTCAATAAAAGCTCAAAACATGTTGGTCTTTGAAAAAAATCCGTCCCGGTTTTCTTCGCCCGatcatttattttgacatttcagAGAATGCCCGAATGTAGCGGGAAAGTTTGTTCTAGCTGTTTCCCACTATGCCTTCTCTCGTTTCCAACACGCCACTTTGTACCTTGTAGCCAGGAGTTTCTGACGCGTCGAGAAATAGTTCTCTTCCACACATTTACCTGTTCTAAAATACCAAGAGAGAAAGTGTGCATATTTAAACTGTTCTTTGTCTCGGCGGCCATGCATTTTTAATATCTGCTTCTGTCATGGTCGAAGTAATTGGTGGACGGGGGGTTGAAACAAGTCACAGAAGAGCTTAGACCTTTTCAGGAAACTGCGAGAGGGCTGTTACTGTTTTAAGGTGATTGTGAAAATATATAGCCGACACAGAGGCTTGAATTAATACCACTGCAATTTAAAGCTGTTACGGAGGCGTTTATGCTTTTAAGGGAAATAACTAAAGTTCATGCTCGTGCTATTCTCGACATATAGATTTTCGCAGAAGTGTATAAAGTGCAAGAAGACATCTTTATTCATCTGTGTCTATTTACATTAATATCTTTCCAAAGTGATgctagtttttttcttttttcttaaacaCAAAGAATCTTAAAGGCTCTTAGAGGAATCTGAAAGTtcaccttaaaaatgaaaatacgtCAATAACTCAAcctgttgttgttttaaacttgtGATTTgctttctgcaaaacacaatagaagatatttagaaaaatgtcggTCCCCATAAACTCCTGTTGCGTGgaccaaaaaaaacaattcaagtcaatggggaccgaaGAGTTACTGTTACCAAcactttacaaaatattttgtgttctgcaaaagacaGAAAGTTTTACGCGTTTAAGATGACAAgcgtaaataatgacagaattttcattttgatggtgaactattactttaattcATCTTTTCATGACAACAGGTGGTGAAGCTCTATAAAGCACAATAGATTTATGATCCATAGCACACATGTATAATTGTAAGACGTCGTTTCTTCCTGTCAAATCATTCGTGGAAATCATTATTCAGCTCTCAAATTAAATAACATGTGTGCCGCATCCAATGCAGAGAAGtatgttttatgtgtctttCCATGGAAAAAAGCTGTGTAACAAAATAATAGTGATAAAGTGTGATTAAATAACAACAGATGATTAATTGATAAAGTAATTCTTTAAAAACTGTGGCTTCAAAACATGATCAAACggtttggttttatttgcaaaaaaacaagTCTTTATTCTGCAATTTGTCTAATTTGGCACTCTTTTATTTGCAAAATCTCGCCGAAGGCCTTTTTGTGACTCTGCCTCCTTGTTGCCTAGCAATAGGCCAGCGATGAAACAAGCGTTTGGAGCATCGCAGACCACTCCGATGACACCTTATCTCGGCTCAAACCCTCCAGGCAGCTCTGCATCTGTTCAAAACTCATTTTAGTTTTGCTCAGACCTTCGGTTGAAAGATCAACCAATTGCTGTCTCGTGTGCTCGAAGCATTTTCCACAGAGGGTTTTGACTGCCCTACCAGGTGGATGCTCCTCTTTGCCAGGTGGGGGTCCCTTTGTGGTGCGTTTGGCATCGTAGATCACGACCGCGACTCTTTCAGTTAGAGAAACCAGAGAGATAGCGGGCGAGATAAAGAGGGCAACCCCGATCTCTCCCCCGCATTGAGAGCCAGGTGTGTGAGAAAAACTGCACCAACAGTCTTTTTCAGGTGTTAAACAGAATCATT
This genomic window contains:
- the iftap gene encoding LOW QUALITY PROTEIN: uncharacterized protein iftap (The sequence of the model RefSeq protein was modified relative to this genomic sequence to represent the inferred CDS: substituted 1 base at 1 genomic stop codon), which translates into the protein MPGSVQGSDVDDHDPDSAEALFLPPSKPVPLHLPDPSRRSPTADLEEVVLDAGCAGGRLGGVGRPNLDRAVKECALPSEVGEEITASSSSQCHHTLLEMSSGFTEQKTKTENHEHAPNESDGVVPFHLNEIFNXDTVVLARKYSIHEQIGRPS
- the rag2 gene encoding V(D)J recombination-activating protein 2 encodes the protein MALESLTVANFAGLVQPGCSLLELEGDVYLFGQKGWPKRSCPTGIFGVRIKEGELKLRPISFSNTSSYLPPLRSPAIAHLEPSNECPECYLIHGGRTPNNELSPSLYMLSMDSRGCNRKVTLQCKEKELVGDVPSARYGHTISVIRSRGKTACVLFGGRSYMPPAERTTQNWNSVVDCPPQVFLIEMEFGCVSAHNLPELTDGQAFHVALAREDCVYFLGGHILNSDCRPPRLIRIRVELLLGRPILTCSILNDGLAISSAVVTPIGCHEYIIIGGYQSETQKRMECTYVGLDDVGAHMETREPPQWTTEISHSRTWFGGNLGKGKALIAVPSEGNPSPPEAFHFYQVKFGDLEETTQGCSQESNELEDSAPMEDSEELYFGREPHEMEYSSDGEGDTYNEEDEEDESQTGYWIKCCLTCQVDPNTWEPYYSTELTRPAMIYCSRGEGGHWVHARCMELPESMLLSLSQDNSKYFCLDHGGLPKQEMTPPRQTVPLKRVPLKMIHRKTPVTLKMTPAKKTFLRRLFD